The following proteins come from a genomic window of Corynebacterium sp. P4-C1:
- a CDS encoding TM0106 family RecB-like putative nuclease, with the protein MGSGDVSLVRASDLVGCRYRLRQRLNHPDIPPLPDALERQPQVDAGRAAAIGLLPTQRALGDGRRKPFSRLFIDPAMPVAERETATRKAMKDRTTLIVDGALTGEVDDVPVLAEIDILARQEDGMYLPVIVSNHRVARASQSSWMQFIPTRRLGLGKPLETKAKARHHTVDGYRIALAHLLLEEAGLAYGRGAVVGQDRERAYLGEGDRYVPALREALAQPTPTRPLRLKQCASCRYWALCEPELRAMDDISLVFPGQKARPLRERGITTVGETIAAGLGESSKIARAWREGIPVVARADVEPSPDLRADVEVDVDMEAYLDQGAYLWGAYDGKQYRAFATWEDVGGADNPAEEENFVAFWTWLRTVRAQASEQGKSFRAYCYAAGGENHWLTSSARRFDSVDEAEVHAFIASDEWVDVFSHVRRHLVGTEGLGLKIVAPVAGFAWDDDDVDGERSVALRREARLGSAEAREMLIRYNGDDCRATAAVRRFLSAGAPGIPRLSEF; encoded by the coding sequence ATGGGAAGTGGCGACGTTTCGTTGGTGCGGGCGAGCGACCTCGTGGGGTGCAGGTACCGGCTCCGCCAACGTCTGAACCATCCCGACATTCCGCCGCTTCCGGATGCGCTGGAGCGCCAGCCGCAGGTCGACGCCGGGCGTGCGGCCGCCATCGGGTTGCTGCCTACGCAAAGAGCGCTCGGCGACGGCCGTCGCAAGCCCTTCTCCCGCCTCTTCATCGACCCGGCGATGCCGGTGGCTGAGCGCGAGACCGCCACCCGCAAAGCGATGAAGGACCGCACCACCTTGATCGTCGACGGGGCCTTGACCGGTGAGGTCGACGATGTGCCGGTGCTGGCTGAGATCGACATTCTCGCCCGCCAGGAAGATGGCATGTATTTGCCGGTGATCGTGTCCAACCACCGCGTCGCGCGTGCCAGCCAGTCGTCGTGGATGCAGTTCATTCCCACCCGCCGGCTGGGACTGGGCAAACCGCTGGAAACGAAGGCGAAGGCCCGGCATCACACTGTGGACGGCTACCGCATCGCCCTGGCCCACCTCCTGCTGGAGGAAGCCGGCCTCGCTTACGGCCGCGGCGCTGTGGTCGGCCAGGACCGCGAACGCGCCTACCTGGGCGAAGGAGACCGCTATGTGCCGGCTCTCCGCGAGGCGTTGGCGCAGCCCACGCCCACCCGTCCACTGCGGCTGAAGCAGTGCGCGAGCTGCCGCTACTGGGCGCTGTGCGAGCCGGAGTTGCGGGCGATGGACGATATTTCCCTGGTCTTTCCCGGCCAGAAGGCCCGCCCCCTGCGCGAGCGCGGAATCACCACGGTGGGGGAGACCATCGCCGCCGGCCTGGGGGAGTCCAGCAAGATCGCCCGTGCCTGGCGGGAAGGGATTCCGGTGGTGGCGCGGGCGGACGTCGAGCCCTCGCCCGATCTGCGCGCCGATGTCGAGGTGGACGTGGACATGGAGGCCTACCTCGACCAGGGGGCGTACCTGTGGGGCGCTTACGACGGGAAACAATACCGCGCCTTCGCCACTTGGGAGGATGTCGGCGGGGCGGATAACCCCGCCGAGGAGGAGAATTTCGTGGCCTTTTGGACGTGGCTGCGGACAGTCCGCGCACAGGCCAGCGAGCAGGGCAAGTCGTTCCGGGCGTACTGCTATGCCGCGGGCGGGGAGAACCACTGGCTGACCTCATCCGCGCGCCGTTTCGATTCTGTCGACGAGGCAGAAGTCCACGCCTTCATCGCCTCCGACGAGTGGGTCGACGTGTTCTCCCACGTCCGCCGCCACCTCGTCGGCACGGAGGGGCTCGGGCTGAAGATCGTGGCCCCCGTCGCGGGCTTTGCCTGGGACGACGATGATGTCGACGGCGAACGATCCGTGGCTCTCCGCCGCGAGGCGCGCCTGGGTAGCGCCGAGGCTCGCGAAATGCTCATCCGTTACAACGGCGACGACTGCCGCGCCACCGCCGCCGTGCGCCGGTTCCTCAGCGCCGGGGCGCCGGGCATCCCTCGGCTTTCCGAGTTCTGA
- a CDS encoding MFS transporter, which yields MEEQTREGIRKGTAEYRRASTALLFAGLAIFNSLYATQALLPTLTDALGMTEGEAALTVSATTGGLALCVVPASILSERFGRGRVLIISALLATTLGLCLPLAQTGGQLIAMRFVQGCLIAGTPAVAMTWISEEIEADDAAGAMGLYIAGNSIGGLIGRLVPAFMLEVASWRWALLGGAVTALTFAVIMCMLLPPQRRFAAKALKPGNELAAMLRHLTDWRLVGLYATAFFGMGMFVSVYNMFGFRAVDHFGLPPALAGLVYLMYLSGTWSSARAGVYVKQAGRGRVLVVAAGFMLLGAITLVSSNLWFTLVGLLLFTASFFAMHSVASGWVGQVATRDRAEASSSYVFFYYIGSSALGALTGWLFQFTGWAGFIGIVAGFLVALVCIAGWLALTVKKTQ from the coding sequence ATGGAGGAACAGACGCGGGAAGGAATCCGCAAAGGCACCGCCGAATACCGGCGGGCGAGCACTGCACTTCTCTTCGCCGGTCTAGCTATCTTCAATTCGCTGTACGCCACGCAGGCCCTCCTGCCCACGCTGACTGATGCGCTGGGTATGACTGAGGGTGAGGCGGCGCTCACCGTTTCCGCCACCACCGGCGGGTTGGCGCTGTGTGTGGTGCCGGCATCAATCCTCTCCGAGCGCTTCGGGCGGGGCCGGGTGCTGATCATCTCGGCGCTCCTGGCCACCACACTGGGCTTGTGCCTGCCGCTGGCGCAGACTGGCGGGCAGCTCATCGCCATGCGCTTCGTGCAGGGCTGCCTCATCGCCGGCACCCCGGCAGTGGCGATGACATGGATCTCCGAGGAGATCGAAGCGGATGACGCCGCCGGCGCGATGGGTCTCTATATTGCCGGCAACTCCATCGGCGGTTTGATCGGCCGCCTGGTTCCGGCATTCATGCTCGAAGTGGCCAGTTGGCGCTGGGCGTTGCTCGGCGGTGCAGTGACGGCCCTGACCTTCGCCGTGATCATGTGCATGCTCCTTCCCCCGCAGCGCCGCTTCGCGGCGAAGGCTCTCAAACCGGGCAACGAACTCGCGGCGATGCTGCGCCACCTCACCGACTGGCGGCTGGTCGGTCTGTACGCCACGGCGTTCTTCGGCATGGGCATGTTCGTCTCCGTGTACAACATGTTCGGTTTCCGGGCTGTCGACCACTTTGGCCTGCCTCCGGCCCTGGCGGGGCTCGTTTACCTGATGTACCTGTCCGGCACGTGGTCGTCGGCACGTGCCGGCGTGTACGTGAAGCAGGCCGGCCGCGGACGCGTGCTGGTCGTCGCCGCGGGCTTCATGCTGCTCGGTGCCATCACTCTCGTCAGCAGCAACCTGTGGTTCACTCTGGTGGGCCTGCTGCTGTTCACGGCCAGCTTCTTCGCCATGCATTCGGTGGCCTCCGGCTGGGTCGGCCAAGTGGCCACCCGCGACCGTGCGGAGGCCTCCAGCTCGTACGTGTTTTTCTACTACATCGGCTCCTCGGCGCTTGGCGCACTGACCGGCTGGCTGTTCCAGTTCACCGGCTGGGCCGGCTTCATCGGCATTGTCGCCGGCTTCCTGGTCGCCCTGGTGTGCATCGCCGGATGGCTGGCGCTCACTGTGAAGAAGACGCAGTGA
- a CDS encoding superoxide dismutase: protein MAVYELPDLPYAYDALEPHISAEIMELHHDKHHATYVKGANAALEALEAERNGEANPDKLRALSKNLAFNLGGHTNHSIFWKNMSPNGGGEPAGELAEAINRDFGSFEGFQKQFEGVATSLQGSGWAVLGYDHIAGRLIIQQLTDQQGNISVDFTPVLMLDMWEHAYYLQYKNVKADYAKAFWNVVNWDDVAERFAKASA, encoded by the coding sequence ATGGCTGTTTACGAGCTTCCTGACCTTCCCTACGCATACGACGCACTCGAGCCGCACATTTCGGCCGAGATTATGGAGCTGCACCACGACAAGCACCACGCGACCTACGTCAAGGGCGCGAATGCTGCCCTCGAGGCGCTCGAGGCCGAGCGCAACGGAGAGGCGAACCCGGACAAGCTGCGCGCACTGTCCAAGAACCTGGCCTTCAACCTGGGCGGCCACACCAACCACTCCATCTTCTGGAAGAACATGAGCCCGAACGGCGGCGGCGAGCCGGCCGGCGAGCTGGCTGAGGCCATTAACCGCGACTTCGGCTCCTTCGAGGGCTTCCAGAAGCAGTTCGAGGGTGTCGCCACCTCCCTGCAGGGCTCCGGCTGGGCAGTCTTGGGCTACGACCACATCGCTGGTCGTCTGATCATCCAGCAGCTGACCGACCAGCAGGGCAATATCTCCGTGGACTTCACCCCAGTGCTCATGCTGGACATGTGGGAGCACGCTTACTACCTGCAGTACAAGAACGTGAAGGCTGATTACGCCAAGGCGTTCTGGAACGTCGTCAACTGGGACGATGTCGCTGAGCGCTTCGCTAAGGCTTCTGCCTAA
- the msrA gene encoding peptide-methionine (S)-S-oxide reductase MsrA yields the protein MEFFFGRSPQLVDPDRALSGRSEPVLPNPRPHAVLGTPLTGPWREGQKRLLIGIGCFWGAEKMYWNMDGVESTSVGYGGGVTPNPTYREVCSGQTNHVELVEVVYDPNEISLKELVRAALEAHDPTQGFRQGNDVGTQYRSAFFTDSEDEAELIRGWVRDYGQSLIDAGFGPTTTEVRVGVDYYLAEDEHQQYLHKVPHGYCPIHSTGVACGI from the coding sequence ATGGAATTCTTCTTCGGACGTTCCCCGCAACTCGTCGATCCGGACCGCGCCCTGTCCGGCCGCAGTGAACCGGTCCTGCCGAACCCGCGCCCGCACGCCGTGCTGGGCACACCGCTCACCGGCCCGTGGCGCGAGGGCCAGAAACGCCTGCTCATCGGCATCGGTTGCTTTTGGGGAGCGGAGAAAATGTACTGGAACATGGACGGAGTCGAATCCACATCGGTCGGCTACGGCGGCGGCGTCACACCCAACCCCACCTACCGCGAGGTGTGCTCCGGCCAGACGAACCACGTGGAGCTCGTCGAGGTCGTCTACGACCCAAATGAAATCAGCCTGAAAGAATTGGTCCGCGCCGCGCTCGAGGCGCATGACCCGACGCAGGGCTTCCGCCAGGGCAACGACGTGGGCACTCAGTACCGCTCCGCGTTCTTCACCGACAGCGAGGACGAGGCCGAGCTCATTCGCGGCTGGGTGCGCGATTACGGCCAGTCGCTTATCGACGCCGGCTTCGGCCCCACCACCACCGAGGTGCGGGTAGGCGTTGACTACTACTTGGCCGAGGACGAGCACCAGCAGTACCTGCACAAGGTGCCGCACGGCTACTGCCCGATCCACTCCACGGGCGTGGCCTGCGGGATTTAG